A region from the Janthinobacterium agaricidamnosum genome encodes:
- the aspT gene encoding aspartate-alanine antiporter, translating to MEWLHELFKKSPEIALFLSLAVGYYIGKIKFGSFQLGGVAGSLLVAVLVSQVGVAIDPGVKSVLFALFIYAVGYESGPQFFNSLGRQSVREIILAVVLAVTALLTVVIMAKVFGLDKGLAAGVAAGGLTQSAIIGTAGDAITKLGLAADEVARLQGNVAVGYAVTYVFGSFGAIIVCVNILPKLMGRTIREDAIKAETALQAGVQVLGPGQTPAAPDLIGRIYDVGPGAGRTVEEIESAHPNTAITIERVKRNGQIIDVSPDLVLAADDIVLLVGRREAMLSVSSQLGKELLAVEGMELVMQRRDMVLTNKAYHNKTVGEIRSATAPGVRHGIFVVQLSRMGKILPMQPETVVQTGDVVTIYGAEQDVKRVAAEVGYMIVPSAKTDFVYMGAGLVVGLLVGLLVARIGSIPLTLGSGGGVLLSGLVFGWFRAKRQTFGYMPSGAVQILKDLGLAGFVAVVGLTSGLQAVQTVREHGLTLFGVGVVVTILPMILTMLIGRYILRYDNVAVFAGALSGSRSANPAFGEVLNAAQNSIPTVPFAITYALANVFLTLLGPLIVAFV from the coding sequence ATGGAATGGTTGCATGAGTTATTCAAGAAGTCGCCCGAAATTGCCTTGTTTCTCTCCCTGGCAGTGGGCTACTACATCGGCAAGATCAAGTTCGGCTCGTTTCAGCTGGGCGGGGTCGCCGGTTCACTGCTGGTGGCGGTCCTCGTCAGCCAGGTAGGCGTGGCCATCGATCCCGGCGTCAAGTCGGTGCTGTTTGCCCTGTTCATTTACGCGGTCGGTTATGAAAGCGGACCGCAATTCTTCAATTCCCTGGGGCGCCAGTCCGTGCGCGAAATCATCCTGGCCGTCGTGCTGGCCGTGACGGCGCTGCTGACGGTGGTCATCATGGCCAAGGTGTTCGGCCTGGACAAGGGCCTGGCGGCCGGCGTGGCGGCGGGCGGCTTGACGCAGTCGGCCATCATCGGCACGGCCGGCGACGCGATCACCAAGCTGGGCCTGGCGGCCGACGAGGTGGCGCGCCTGCAGGGCAACGTGGCTGTCGGCTATGCCGTGACCTATGTGTTCGGCTCGTTTGGCGCCATCATCGTCTGCGTCAATATCTTGCCGAAACTCATGGGTCGCACCATCCGCGAAGATGCGATCAAGGCGGAAACGGCGCTGCAGGCGGGCGTGCAGGTGCTGGGACCTGGCCAGACGCCGGCCGCGCCCGACTTGATCGGCCGCATCTACGACGTGGGTCCCGGTGCCGGCCGCACCGTGGAAGAGATCGAAAGCGCTCATCCGAACACGGCCATCACCATCGAGCGCGTGAAACGCAATGGCCAGATCATCGACGTCAGCCCGGACCTGGTGCTGGCGGCCGACGATATCGTGCTGCTGGTGGGCCGCCGTGAAGCCATGCTCAGCGTGTCTTCCCAGCTGGGCAAGGAATTGCTGGCCGTCGAAGGCATGGAACTGGTGATGCAGCGCCGCGACATGGTGCTGACCAACAAGGCTTACCACAACAAGACGGTGGGCGAAATCCGCAGCGCGACGGCGCCGGGCGTGCGTCACGGCATCTTTGTCGTGCAGCTGAGCCGCATGGGCAAGATCCTGCCCATGCAGCCGGAAACCGTCGTGCAGACGGGCGACGTGGTGACCATCTATGGCGCCGAGCAGGACGTCAAGCGCGTGGCGGCCGAAGTGGGCTACATGATCGTGCCGAGCGCCAAGACGGATTTCGTCTACATGGGCGCCGGCCTCGTCGTCGGCCTGCTGGTGGGCTTGCTGGTGGCGCGCATCGGTTCGATTCCGCTGACACTGGGCAGCGGCGGCGGCGTGCTGCTGTCGGGTCTCGTGTTCGGCTGGTTCCGCGCCAAGCGCCAGACCTTCGGTTACATGCCCAGCGGCGCCGTGCAAATCCTCAAGGATCTGGGCCTGGCCGGCTTCGTTGCCGTCGTCGGCCTCACGTCCGGCCTGCAAGCCGTGCAAACCGTGCGCGAACACGGCCTGACCCTGTTCGGCGTGGGCGTCGTGGTGACCATCCTGCCGATGATACTGACCATGCTGATCGGCCGTTACATCTTGCGCTATGACAACGTTGCCGTGTTTGCGGGCGCCTTGTCCGGCTCGCGCAGCGCCAATCCCGCGTTCGGCGAAGTGCTGAACGCGGCGCAAAACTCGATTCCCACCGTACCGTTTGCCATCACATATGCCTTGGCCAACGTTTTCCTGACCTTGCTGGGGCCGCTGATTGTGGCCTTCGTCTGA
- the aspT gene encoding aspartate-alanine antiporter: MLDSIASVLHQVPELALFLALALGYAVGQIRFGPIQLGGVCGTLIAALLIGQLGITLDASVKNVFFMLFIFALGYAGGPQFFANLNAKGLRLGILCLIEVVVVLALVLLATRFLGLDQGTAAGMMAGAATESAVVGTATDAISKLALPAARIAELQANVVTAYSITYIFGLIAIVIVTSQIFPLLLRVNLREEADKLWEKMGGAQAGADDLQATPEMVGRAYRISRGAGRRLDALQHIFAGRASITRVRRHGKVLPLEPALRLRNNDEVLVIGHRPALVAAEAILGEEFADTTGLNMAVSAVEVVLQQAALVGQPLRQLALPTGVHVAAVIRGEHSMPPLPDLALQRDDVLRLYGTTEGRELNTALSAIGKRVPTGDRSNIVYASIGIVLGVYIGGFTARLGGIPFSLGTGGGALLTGLVFGWYQARKPGMPGIHPSALDMMKDIGLATFIACVGLASGPQAIELVRQYGLSLPLMGVLIAVIPASLSLLVGHFFLKLEAPVLLGAIAGQQCSTPALSAVQNAAGNSTPLLGYTITYAISNVVLPLLGPLIVALAGSVHA; this comes from the coding sequence ATGCTCGATTCGATCGCGTCGGTATTGCACCAGGTGCCGGAATTGGCCCTGTTCCTGGCGCTGGCGCTGGGCTACGCGGTAGGGCAGATACGCTTCGGCCCGATCCAGCTCGGCGGCGTGTGCGGCACCCTGATCGCCGCGCTGCTGATCGGCCAGCTTGGCATTACCCTGGACGCCAGCGTGAAAAACGTTTTCTTCATGCTGTTTATCTTTGCCCTCGGCTACGCGGGCGGTCCCCAGTTCTTTGCCAACCTCAATGCCAAGGGCTTGCGCTTGGGAATACTGTGCCTGATCGAAGTGGTGGTGGTGCTGGCGCTGGTGCTGCTGGCCACGCGTTTCCTGGGCCTGGACCAGGGGACGGCGGCCGGCATGATGGCGGGCGCGGCGACGGAATCGGCCGTCGTCGGCACCGCCACGGACGCGATCTCGAAGCTGGCGCTGCCGGCGGCCCGCATCGCCGAGCTGCAAGCCAATGTGGTCACCGCGTATTCCATCACGTATATCTTTGGCCTGATCGCCATCGTCATCGTCACCAGCCAGATTTTTCCGCTGTTGTTGCGCGTCAATCTGCGCGAGGAAGCGGACAAATTATGGGAAAAAATGGGCGGCGCGCAGGCGGGCGCCGACGATTTGCAGGCGACGCCGGAAATGGTCGGCCGCGCTTACCGCATCAGCCGGGGCGCGGGACGCCGCCTCGATGCCTTGCAGCATATTTTTGCGGGCCGCGCCAGCATCACGCGCGTGCGCCGGCACGGCAAGGTCTTGCCGCTGGAGCCGGCACTGCGCCTGCGCAATAACGACGAAGTGCTGGTGATCGGCCACCGTCCCGCACTGGTGGCGGCCGAAGCCATCCTGGGCGAGGAATTTGCCGACACGACGGGCTTGAACATGGCCGTCTCCGCCGTCGAAGTGGTGCTGCAGCAAGCCGCGCTGGTCGGCCAGCCCTTGCGCCAGCTGGCCTTGCCCACCGGCGTGCATGTGGCGGCCGTCATCCGCGGCGAGCACAGCATGCCGCCCTTGCCCGACCTGGCCCTGCAGCGCGACGACGTGCTGCGCCTGTATGGCACGACGGAAGGACGCGAACTGAACACGGCGCTGTCGGCCATCGGCAAGCGCGTGCCCACGGGCGACCGCAGCAATATCGTCTACGCCAGCATTGGCATCGTGCTCGGTGTGTATATCGGCGGCTTTACCGCCAGGCTGGGCGGCATTCCGTTTTCGCTGGGCACGGGCGGCGGGGCCTTGCTGACGGGGCTCGTATTCGGCTGGTACCAGGCGCGAAAACCTGGCATGCCGGGCATCCACCCCAGCGCGCTCGACATGATGAAGGATATCGGCCTGGCCACCTTCATCGCCTGCGTCGGCCTGGCGTCGGGACCGCAGGCAATCGAGCTGGTGCGCCAGTACGGCTTGTCGCTGCCGCTGATGGGCGTCTTGATCGCCGTCATCCCCGCCTCGCTGTCGTTGCTGGTGGGCCACTTTTTCCTCAAGCTGGAAGCGCCCGTGCTCTTGGGCGCCATCGCCGGCCAGCAGTGCAGCACGCCAGCCTTGTCGGCCGTGCAGAACGCGGCCGGCAATTCCACGCCCTTGCTGGGCTACACGATTACCTATGCCATCTCGAACGTGGTGCTGCCTCTGCTGGGGCCGCTCATCGTGGCCCTGGCCGGGTCCGTTCATGCATGA
- a CDS encoding substrate-binding periplasmic protein: MQRRPLLKLAALWPLGAAAAGTSPPLPLVYPRHQALDDPQQGYVTALLQMALSRSGHAYALRRSALRMVQTRAMQEIAMASGSVDVVWAMTSRARETQLLPVRIPIDRGLIGWRVALIHARQTQLLRGVRSVAALARLSAGQMRDWPDCAILQANGLRLDTSSTYEGLFQQLAAGRIDYFPRSVIEAQSELASHAQLPLALDTHLVIRYPAALYFFVGKHRPELARHIELGLETMLADGSFAQLFQRHFGRLAQGLNLSRRYVLELVNPDLPEETPLARKALWYRPNHY; the protein is encoded by the coding sequence ATGCAGCGCCGCCCCCTGCTCAAGCTTGCCGCCCTGTGGCCGTTGGGCGCTGCCGCCGCCGGCACGTCGCCGCCGCTGCCGCTCGTCTATCCGCGCCACCAGGCGCTCGATGATCCGCAGCAAGGTTATGTGACGGCCTTGCTGCAAATGGCGCTGTCGCGGTCGGGCCATGCCTATGCCTTGCGCCGCTCCGCACTGCGCATGGTGCAGACGCGCGCCATGCAGGAAATCGCCATGGCGTCAGGCAGCGTCGATGTCGTCTGGGCCATGACGAGCCGGGCGCGCGAAACGCAATTGCTGCCGGTGCGTATACCGATCGACCGTGGCCTGATCGGCTGGCGCGTGGCCCTGATCCATGCCCGCCAGACGCAGCTGCTGCGCGGCGTGCGCAGCGTCGCCGCCCTGGCGCGGCTGTCTGCCGGCCAGATGCGCGACTGGCCCGACTGCGCCATCCTGCAGGCGAACGGCTTGCGCCTCGATACCTCGAGCACCTACGAAGGCCTGTTCCAGCAGCTGGCGGCGGGGCGCATCGACTACTTTCCCCGCTCCGTGATCGAGGCCCAAAGCGAGCTGGCCAGCCACGCGCAATTGCCGCTGGCGCTAGACACCCACCTGGTCATCCGCTACCCGGCCGCACTGTACTTTTTTGTCGGCAAGCACCGGCCGGAACTGGCGCGCCACATTGAACTGGGACTGGAAACCATGCTGGCCGATGGCAGCTTTGCGCAGCTGTTCCAGCGCCATTTCGGCCGTCTCGCGCAGGGCCTGAATCTGTCCCGGCGTTACGTGCTGGAGCTCGTCAATCCTGACCTGCCGGAGGAGACGCCGCTGGCGCGCAAGGCACTTTGGTATCGTCCAAATCATTACTAA
- a CDS encoding bifunctional aspartate transaminase/aspartate 4-decarboxylase, which translates to MDFSNPSKLALLSPFELKDALIQTAKQSNRLMLNAGRGNPNFLATTPRHGFFQFGQFAMTEAERSYVYMDDVGGFPTREGIEARFEIFVRKHEGNPGAHFIEAAVSYVRDQLGLSAGDFIYEMCEAILGCNYPVPDRMLRLSEKIVGQYIHREMIGDHPFVGNFDMYAVEGGTAAMTYLFASLKSNHIIQEGDTIALGMPIFTPYIEIPQLNDYKLNTVHIDAPQSNNWQFTKKELDKLLDPKVKAFFLVNPSNPPSVKIDDETLEYIAKIIKKRPDLIILTDDVYGTFADNFVSLFAICPFNTILVYSFSKYFGATGWRMGVVATHENNVLDDKIAKLPETIKKQLDARYHSITTEPRQLKFIDRLVADSRTVALNHTAGLSTPVQAQMTLFSLFSLMDEEQKYKQSMKRIVLRRKEALYRELGLPMVHDANSVRYYHLLDMESLAAQMHGVEFSQWLLKKLKPNEALFRLAEETGVILLPGRGFGTTHPSGRVSLANLNEYDYANIGRAIRSMASEFFAVFEKEKEKGGKKAKK; encoded by the coding sequence ATGGATTTCAGTAACCCAAGCAAACTCGCCCTGTTGAGCCCCTTCGAATTGAAGGATGCGCTGATCCAGACGGCCAAGCAAAGCAACCGCCTGATGCTCAATGCGGGCCGCGGCAACCCGAATTTCCTGGCGACCACGCCACGCCACGGCTTCTTCCAGTTCGGCCAGTTCGCCATGACGGAAGCGGAGCGCTCGTATGTGTACATGGACGACGTGGGCGGCTTTCCCACGCGCGAGGGCATCGAGGCGCGCTTTGAAATCTTCGTGCGCAAGCACGAAGGCAACCCGGGCGCGCATTTCATCGAGGCGGCCGTGTCGTATGTGCGCGACCAGCTGGGCCTGAGTGCGGGCGACTTCATCTATGAGATGTGCGAAGCCATCCTCGGCTGCAACTATCCCGTGCCGGACCGCATGCTGCGCCTGTCCGAGAAAATCGTCGGCCAGTATATCCACCGCGAAATGATCGGCGACCATCCATTCGTCGGCAACTTCGACATGTACGCGGTCGAAGGCGGCACGGCGGCCATGACCTATCTGTTCGCCAGCCTGAAATCGAATCACATCATCCAGGAAGGCGACACGATCGCCCTGGGCATGCCGATCTTCACGCCCTACATCGAGATTCCGCAGCTGAACGACTACAAGCTGAACACCGTGCACATCGATGCGCCGCAATCAAACAACTGGCAATTCACCAAGAAGGAACTGGACAAGCTGCTGGACCCGAAAGTGAAAGCTTTCTTCCTCGTCAACCCCAGCAATCCGCCATCCGTCAAGATCGACGACGAGACCCTGGAATACATCGCCAAGATCATCAAGAAGCGCCCGGACCTGATCATTTTGACGGATGACGTGTACGGCACCTTCGCCGACAATTTCGTCTCGCTGTTCGCCATCTGCCCGTTCAACACCATCCTCGTATATTCGTTCTCGAAATACTTCGGCGCGACGGGCTGGCGCATGGGTGTGGTGGCCACGCATGAAAACAATGTGCTCGACGACAAGATTGCGAAGTTGCCTGAAACCATCAAGAAGCAGCTCGATGCGCGCTATCACTCCATCACGACGGAACCGCGCCAGCTGAAATTCATCGACCGCCTGGTGGCCGACAGCCGCACGGTGGCGCTGAACCACACGGCCGGCCTGTCCACGCCCGTGCAGGCGCAGATGACCCTGTTCTCCTTGTTCTCGCTGATGGATGAAGAGCAAAAGTACAAGCAATCGATGAAACGCATCGTGCTGCGCCGCAAGGAAGCGCTGTACCGCGAACTGGGCTTGCCGATGGTGCACGACGCCAATTCCGTGCGCTACTACCATCTGCTGGACATGGAATCCTTGGCCGCGCAGATGCATGGCGTGGAGTTTTCGCAGTGGCTGCTGAAAAAACTCAAGCCGAACGAAGCGCTGTTCCGCCTGGCCGAGGAAACGGGCGTCATCCTGCTGCCGGGCCGCGGCTTCGGCACCACGCATCCGTCCGGCCGCGTCTCGCTGGCCAACCTGAACGAATACGACTACGCCAATATCGGCCGCGCCATCCGCAGCATGGCGTCCGAGTTCTTTGCCGTGTTTGAAAAGGAAAAGGAAAAGGGCGGCAAGAAGGCGAAGAAGTAA
- the ubiT gene encoding ubiquinone anaerobic biosynthesis accessory factor UbiT, with the protein MSKPAVSYRLPEPLAELLSKLPPYPASWLFVQGLNRLLAPQLPDDVRCSLEGRSLRLRLLDAGIAFDFEWQGTVFVAERYVDVPDLCIAASVHDLMLLARRQEDPDTLFFSRRLSLEGDTELGLLFKNTLDAIELPPFDLQSLGPRRVLAHLRDRGARGG; encoded by the coding sequence GCCGAATTGCTGTCCAAGCTGCCGCCGTATCCCGCCTCCTGGCTGTTCGTGCAAGGCTTGAACCGCTTGCTGGCGCCGCAATTGCCCGACGACGTGCGCTGCAGCCTGGAGGGGCGCAGCCTGCGCTTGCGCTTGCTGGACGCCGGTATCGCCTTCGATTTTGAGTGGCAGGGCACGGTGTTCGTGGCCGAACGCTATGTTGACGTGCCGGACCTGTGCATCGCCGCCAGCGTGCATGACTTGATGCTGCTGGCGCGGCGCCAGGAAGATCCGGACACCCTGTTCTTCAGCCGCCGTTTGAGCCTGGAAGGCGATACGGAGCTGGGCTTGCTGTTCAAGAATACGCTCGATGCCATCGAATTGCCGCCGTTCGACCTGCAGTCGCTGGGACCGCGCCGCGTGCTGGCGCATTTGCGCGACCGGGGCGCGCGGGGAGGCTGA
- a CDS encoding TolC family protein: MGRLQGHLSLLLASALGAAMPALAEPLTFSEALQQAAAASGAVQGAALDVRAKTLKAEALSNIDGPSVDLTAFRGRLSTDLNIDTSGLSGVVGGIESVLPSIPGLPKPQIPNSLSREVVTDLTSFGLLGMWPIYTGGRLDAVKGLASSLTLAAQAERTEAEEQLATLVAQRYFQLLLAKRVVAVRAEVTAGVTQHQRDAAKLEKGGLISRAERLRADVALDSARSDEAQARSDEEIAQVALDRLLAVNTQVRPSTPLFVNSLPVGTLQSFISTGMRENANWKKIDSKRVQAEQALKLHGKEYAPTVFAIGNYNLNRGNEKLVRSNWAIGLVVAVPLVHRINTGKMIAAAKLDQERVEVVARQAERDIPTLIEKNWRALENARIQYLSTASSVELARENIRLQTVAFQQGQVTSLEVVDARLNLAKVETQRAQTAYNYVMGLAQLLEATGETQRLGSLAAAADIQLPVDK, encoded by the coding sequence ATGGGCAGATTGCAAGGACATTTATCATTATTGCTGGCGAGCGCGCTGGGCGCGGCCATGCCGGCCCTGGCGGAACCTCTGACATTCAGCGAAGCGCTGCAGCAAGCGGCAGCCGCTTCGGGCGCCGTGCAGGGCGCCGCGCTCGACGTGCGCGCAAAAACCCTCAAGGCAGAGGCGCTGTCGAATATCGACGGCCCTTCCGTGGACTTGACGGCGTTTCGTGGCCGCCTGTCGACGGACTTGAACATCGATACGAGCGGCTTGTCCGGCGTGGTGGGCGGCATCGAGTCCGTGCTGCCATCGATTCCCGGCTTGCCCAAGCCACAGATTCCCAATTCCCTGAGCCGCGAAGTGGTGACGGACCTGACCTCGTTCGGCTTGCTGGGCATGTGGCCCATCTACACGGGCGGGCGCCTGGACGCCGTCAAGGGCCTCGCTTCGAGCCTGACCCTGGCCGCGCAGGCGGAGCGCACGGAAGCGGAAGAACAGCTGGCGACCCTGGTGGCGCAGCGCTATTTTCAATTATTGCTGGCGAAGCGGGTGGTGGCCGTGCGGGCCGAAGTGACGGCCGGCGTGACGCAGCATCAGCGCGACGCGGCCAAGCTGGAAAAGGGCGGCCTGATTTCGCGCGCGGAACGCCTGCGTGCCGACGTGGCCCTCGACAGCGCCCGCAGCGACGAGGCGCAGGCGCGCAGCGATGAGGAAATCGCCCAGGTGGCGCTCGACCGTTTGCTCGCCGTCAACACGCAAGTGCGGCCCAGCACTCCCCTGTTCGTCAACAGCCTGCCGGTGGGTACCTTGCAATCGTTCATCAGCACGGGCATGCGCGAAAATGCGAACTGGAAAAAGATCGACAGCAAGCGCGTGCAGGCCGAGCAAGCCTTGAAGCTGCATGGCAAGGAGTACGCGCCCACCGTGTTTGCCATCGGTAACTACAACTTGAATCGCGGCAACGAAAAACTCGTGCGGTCGAACTGGGCCATCGGCCTCGTCGTGGCCGTGCCGCTCGTGCACCGCATCAACACGGGCAAGATGATCGCCGCCGCCAAGCTGGACCAGGAGCGCGTGGAAGTGGTGGCGCGCCAGGCCGAGCGCGACATTCCCACCCTGATCGAAAAGAACTGGCGCGCGCTGGAAAACGCCCGCATCCAGTACCTGTCCACGGCGTCGTCGGTGGAGCTGGCGCGCGAAAATATCCGTTTGCAAACGGTCGCTTTCCAGCAAGGACAAGTGACGTCGCTGGAAGTGGTCGACGCGCGCCTGAACCTGGCCAAGGTCGAGACCCA
- a CDS encoding heavy-metal-associated domain-containing protein — translation MQTARLNIIGMDHEGCADRLTGALEAVTGVATVCVSLARHGATVQFDERLATQERLLTAVNDAGFMGEASDEEQLPSCSGACGHCRH, via the coding sequence ATGCAGACAGCGCGCTTGAATATTATTGGAATGGATCACGAAGGCTGCGCCGACAGATTGACGGGCGCACTTGAGGCCGTCACAGGCGTGGCCACCGTCTGCGTCTCGCTGGCGCGCCACGGCGCCACGGTGCAATTCGACGAACGCCTGGCCACGCAGGAACGTTTGCTGACCGCCGTCAACGACGCCGGCTTCATGGGCGAGGCGTCCGATGAAGAACAATTGCCATCGTGCAGCGGCGCCTGCGGCCACTGCCGCCACTGA